The DNA sequence TAGAGGGTACTGCAGAGATTAGTCAGAACTTCTATTGGTCTGTTGAGACTAAAGTGGAACCTTTTGGCCTGAATGCTAAGTGGTGTGTGTGGCACAAATCAAACACTACACACCTGCCAGGTAACACCATCCCCACGGGACGTATGGGGGTGGTAGCATCATGTTATGGGGATGCTTTTCAGCTGCAGGGACTGGCAAGCTTGTCAAGATGGATGGGGAGATGAATGGTACACATTACAGACAAATCCTGCACAAAAACCTTCTACCCTTTGCCAAAAAACTCCACCTGGGGCGGAAGTTTGTCTTTCAAcgggacaatgatccaaagcacactGCAAGAGCAACACTGGAGTAGCTTAAAGTGAAGAAAATAGATGTCCTTCGGTGGCCCAGTCAagagtcctgacctgaatcccaTCGAAAATCTGTAGCAAGACCTCAAATTTGCTGTCCACTGCCACTCCCAGGTATGAGCAATGttgtaaggaggaatgggcaAATATTGCTCCACCTCAgtgtgcaaaaataataaagccTTATGCAAAAAGACTACTGACTGTGATAGCTGCAAGAGGTGGTCTAAGTATGTATTGACCAAGGAGGATGAATACTTCTTGAATGATGATATTTCAGTTGattaattttgattaatttatggTTTACATTCTTTTTGGGGGGTGGGCTCTGTGCAGATGAAATTGTGCTCGCAAATAAAAATTcccattctaaaaaaataaaattccaagCTGTAAGCTTCTTAAGTGTGGAAAAGGGGATGAGGGCTGGGTATTTGTTTAAAGTACTATAACtgaacccccccccaaaaaaacctttCACCCGTATGAAATGCCCAAATTTGTTTTCTTAGTCATTGTCTCTTAGCAAtcattaaagttttattttttggttgtttttattttggatttttggGACTGAGGTTCCGCTGTGCATAACATTTGATTTATGTCTCTCATGTTCAAGATAATGGGTGACGTTGAGAAACGCACGTTCAGGTCTGTAACATTGTTTTCAATACAAAGTCACGAAGATATCTGAAACTCCACTAAACGTCTGTCGGTGTCTAAGAAAAAGTTGGGGAAGCCCAGTGGAGATTTCTGGCATTCATTCAACTTACTTCATAGCTGTCCATGACGCATGGCACAGCTGTTATAACCTCAGGTCTGAATGCTTAACACACCACAGGGCCCCTAACCTGTGGTTGCCATGGAGCTCCGGCTCCTCCTTGGTCCCGACGGGTTCGGGGATGTCTGCTGCTGCTCGGAGACGATGTGCATGCTGTTGTGTTGACACAGGCCGAGGAGGACTCCCGGCAGCACCGGGCCGGGCCCGTGCACTCCCTCAGTCAGACGGCACACACAGACGAGGAGAAGGCCATCCAAGAAGTGGTGGACAACGTGCTCTGGCAGATGGCATCAGACAGGAAGACTACAGCACTGAAGCAGCTCCAGGGACACATGTGGAGGTCTGCCTACTCAACGGGGAAGATCAAGGGCGAGTGAGTAGCAGTGAGCACGCATGTGTTGATTGGCCAGGCTTCTTTTGTTGACTTGActtgattataataataattgcttacacttatatagcgcttttctggacactccactcaaagtgctttacaggtaatggggactcccctccaccaccaccaatgagcAGTATCCACCTgcacgctcaccacacatcagctatcagtggggaggagaacagagtaatgaagccaattcatagatgtggattattaggaggccatgattggtaagggccaatgggaaatttggccaggacgccggggttacagccctactcttttcgagaaatgggatttttaatgaccacagagagtcagggcctcagttttacgtctcatccgaaggacagtgcctgtttacagtatagtgtcgccgtcactatactagggcattaggacccacatagaccgcagggtgagcgccccacgctactcccactaacacctcttccagcagcaaccttagtttttcccaggaggtctcccatccaggtactgaccaggctcacacctgctaagcttcagtgggttgccagttgtgagttgcagagtgatatggctgctggcttatcACTTAACTTTGAGCAACATCGCTGGCTGTCAACACTTACAAGTCAGGAATCACTTAAAATCACTTACAGAGAAAAGCTGTAACAGGAGAGCAGGGGAAGTAGTGAGAGGTGTCATATCACCACGTTTGTCTTTTGTCAGACTGGAGGAACAAGGTGATGTGCTTCTTggcttatatttttttaatttgtttctatttttactACTTAAGGGTGTGGACACTATATCTCGCTTCTTCTGAACAAATGAgtgctagtactgtatgttttcatttcaagttGGATTGCCTAACAAATTCTTGGTTTTATTATTTCGTGGGGTTCGGTTGCATATGTCTGAATAACCGTAAAATAATCGAGATGgcctttatttcaatattcacACAACGTGATTAgtgaaacaaatttaaaaataccatTTCAATACCCGGCAGAACCCCTCCAGACCCAAGTGTTTGTTGTTCCGCTGTGTTTATGAAACAGGGTGTACGAAGATGTTGTGCCAGCGATCACAAGGTGGAGACAGGAAGGATTGAAGGTGTATATTTATTCTTCCGGCAGTGTGGAGGCCCAGAAACTGCTATTTGGTTACTCTGTGAAAGGTAATCTATTAGAGGTGAGTTTTAAGAGTGGACATTTCAATAAAACCCTTATCAACAAACATAAACTCAGTTGTTCCAAACCCTTCTTTAATTGAATTTTCCTGGAATCACCCTCAGtgatttctgtttaataaatCTTTCTGTGTAGGTAGTCTAAGAGAGtggacagaaatgtcagtggcAAAGATACAGTCTGTAATTGGGCATTTCATGAATGCTTCTGGTTGTGAAGTGTGGTTCCAGCTTCATTTTAGAGCTCTAATGCACTGATTTTGAATGACTTCTTCCTGGACATGACCGGTATCCAACAGTTTGTGCTGTCTGATAAAGTTTTTAGGACCACAGATCTTAAAAAAGCTGCTCCAGGTATGTATTGGAAACCAGTTGTACCATGATTAAAAGTTTTCAGATCTAAACCATACAAACTTAGTGTGAGAAAGGTGTGCACAGAACTGTAGCACAGCATAGAGTCTGCCACTACACAGACTTTCAGTTGTCACATTGCCCGGGCATGGTTTCAATAactcaaaaacaaatgtttagtaAAACAAATTGaggtgtttgttttctttctcattcaGTCATTTTGCAGGACTTGAGTTGAACAGTATGGGTTTATTCTATTGTGTAAGAGTTTGGGATGATCTGTTGATCACTGCCAAGTCTCTGCCAGTATTGGGGAGGTACTGATGACACACCTTTCATTTACTGCTTTTCTAACTCCAAATAATCAAGCCTACtagtttttaatattaattgttGAACATCTGTCCTAACACCgctaattacaaaataaatctgaCAGTGCAGAAATGAAATTTGGAACAGCTTTGACTTCAACCTGTCATAACTGTGTGTCCCATTGTGATGGTGCAAAAGAGactctgcttttattttttaatacaattcgTAAAAAAATGTCAGACTTGTACTGcgcaaaaaataaaggttttggaTATTAATTCAAACCACAGAGTAGTTTCCTGCAGGTagttatactgtagcactttatTACAGACACCTAAAAGCATTAAATGTTCTTGGTTAGATAGCCTTGTAGTGTGTGAGCAAACATTGCAGTGATAATGCAGCAAATCAGTGCTGCATTGTGattaacattttgcatttattttttcattaatctTAAAATAACTTCCCAAATCCCCAACTCTGTTATCGAATCCCATTTTGATAAATTACTGATGAAGGTTTAAATTTAACATTCGTTTCCACAGTCGCATGTTCATTTGATAGCGGGTTCCCAAAGTACGTCAGCGTGATGGGTGAAAATAATTTCCAATTTTCCAAAAAGTTCACTGTAtatgcaatgaaaaataaacgATCTGCACTTGAATCAAAtgggcaaatgttttttttttatcttgttttaaaTCTTACAGCTCTTTGATGGCCATTTTGATACTAACATTGGAGCTAAAGTGGAAAGCCAAAGCTACAGGAGGATTGCTGAAAGAATTCGGTGTAGTACTGAAGAAATTATGTTCCTGACTGATGTTACACGAGGTGTGTAAATTCCCATTAGAAAATGAATCCAGCTTCTTAAGATGGGTCCCCAGTTGGAGTTGTGATATTGCAATGCTTTTGTTACACAACAGTGCTTGCTGCCAGTGCTCTCAGAGAGTCTAAGCTCTCCTCCCtttcaagcaaaatacactttcatTAGCCCAATCTCCTGCACTTATCTCATCTAATCAGATTGGTGGGTTTGCCTTACAAGGTAAATGTTTTTCACTGAGGGGAGTGTTATCCTAGTACAAAGCAAATTTATATAGCTGTGgtttaataaaatgcaaatgttgACATTAATGCTAGCTgctagaatatttaaaaaatcacatctggtttcaaatacaccaaaaaaTATGTTCGCACCTCCTTTCTCAggtctattttgtttttttttgttattaattcAAGGCAAACATTTACACAGTTTTAGTGTGCATCTTCGTCTCCTTTCCTGTTCAGCTAGATAAAGGATAGACTAATTTAAATCCAATACACTGTGTTGTTTTCACTTCAGTTAGCCCTCTGTAACTTTGCGAGACGGCAAAGGTATAAAGACAACAGAAATCAAAAACATCATAACCGCCgtgtaataataacaataaatcgACTGCTCTAATTTTGTGGCGGCAGCACTGAAGGAAGCACTTCTGTCCTTGGGTAGCCATCTgtctggagtttgcatgttcttcccaggCTTGTGTGGGTTAACCTGCTGTGTTATTTTCCTTgttcccaaaaatatgctgattAGGTTTGATTAGCATATGATTTGATTCTGGctctgaggtgcactggcattcTGTGGAGAGCAGCTGCCGATTCTCATTCTCTCATGCTTTGTCCTGTTCTCCTGTGCTTAACATAACTGTTACCTTCCGTTCTCACGCTTGAGCCTGAAAGCCTCAACAGCCGAAAGGTTGTGGCTTGTTTATATTTTCAGCACAGTAACCATTCACGACAAGTTACCTGTACTTCTTCTTGTGCAGCCAGTAAatactgacacagctccccaatCCAACTGTAAGAGTACTGCAGCtatgttttaatatatatttttttctcattacaaTTCATGTTCCCTGGAATAAAATGTTGCTGTGCGTCTTCTAGatgcagaatgaaaaaactgaTTTAAGGCCACTGAAACACTTAATGACACAGAAGGCACCTTCTTAACATGAGccgtggcactgtggctaaggatctgcgcctgtggctggaaggatgCTGGTTCAACTCTTGGGCcggcaggggaatcctactccgttgagcccctgagcaaggccctaaaccccagctgctccaggggcgccgtataaatggctgaccctgcgctctgattCCAAGCTTCtcactccctgtctgtgtgcctgtgtgtctcatggagagcaagctggggtgtgcaaaaaagacaaattcctaatgcaagaaattgtatatggctaataaagtgatcttatcttattatgTATCAAGCTTGTTTCCAGACACATTATAccaaatgtttaaatttaaaaagaaggcACAATTAGTTGTGTGCCCTTAAGGTCTTCAAGGCCCTCTGGAGCTGTTTCCTTATCTCCAAGATGTGTCAAGAGGGTACCTTGTCATAATCACAAGCAATGCACTGTGAATTAATCAATCTTGTGGAGTtacgtgctgcttctgtcttaGATTAAATATCAGCTGAAAGGACATTTTATTCTTTCTTGGTTTTGGTCTCGATCCCAATTTCGAGACCAGATGCACCAATCGGTGGTCAAATCCACTCTGTGAAAAGTGCGGCTTGGTTGAAGTTGGCAGTACGGAGAGCCGTTGTCACCCTCAGCTGGTTGGTGACTCATATTCATACCATTGCCAGTTAAtaaattcttcattcttcttGTCTTTTTCCCAACAATCCGAAATCTTAAACATGTAGCCTAGGTCACACACCACTCTCCTACGCACTCTGCACAGCACGCTCAAAGAAGATATTCATTTCAGGACACGTTGCTTAACAGCGGGTTAACATCGAAGTACCCCCAAAGCAGCCAACTTCAAATTCCACATGTTTTTGTTGTGGTTATGTACCAGCAAATCTGATTACAGCTGGTCATGTATGCATGTAAATGAAGGAGGGAAATGTTTTGCTTAGGTATTTTCTATAAAACTCCACCACGTATCTACACCACAGAAAAGTCCATTTTGCAGTCAATCCCAAAATGTCTGACTCCCTTCGGCACTAAGTCCTACTCCTTTCCTGCCTGATACCCGCGCGGGGCTGGGCTAGATTAGGGGACAGACACTGCCTGAGAGCGTTGGTGAGGATGTTCTGTGTTGTTGCAGAGGCGAAGGCAGCTGAGGAGGCGGGATTGAACGTGGCTGTGATTGTGAGGCCTGGCAATGTGGAGCTGACGGAAGAGGAGAAATCGCATTATGAGCTGATCACATCCTTTAGTGATCTAGTACTACGCGGGCCAGCATAGAACAAGCGCACAGAGAGTCAAGATCTGGGGAGGGCAGGAGATGAGGAGGAAATGGGATAGTAGCAAGTGCCAACCATTTTGTCACTCATATGATCTGGGATTTAAGGGATGGGTTTGGgttgacctttttttttaaagtacattttaaataaaacactatttaaattttaagtatTGAGTGTTCCTTTATGTTGTATTGAGTCATTTTTGCACACCATTAATAATTGAGTTTAATTTCTGAGTGCTTTTGAGGAAACGTGTAGTACACAGTGCACACACTCCACAACAGAAGCCAAAaggaactgaaaagaaaactaaCTTAGAGAAACCAATAGCAAAACGTAATATAGCAAATGTGTAGTATAAAGAAAACGTGACTGATCACTGgctaatatttttgtattgaaggagaaaataaaaaaatatacagaatacattAATTTGCATATAAAAGTGTTGGACAAGATTATAACAAACTGTATGAGGCTgggttcatttttttgtttctttataaaaaatgaaaagtgtccACAAACACTGTTTAGGTCACAGGCCCTTGATAAACAAGATATTTATTAAGGAGGATTTTAAGTAGCCTCTATGATATTGTATAAAGgctttattcatttcttttaaactgtaaagACCTTAGCCTTCACTTGTTAATGCCTGTAATATAAAGATAGTTTTTTTAAgtgcaattaaaattaatttagcaTATAGTTGCATCTCTCATCTTTATGCAATTATACTTAAATAGTTCTGGTACTTCAGTGAATATAAACAATGTGTAAGAGGTTAAATAATCTTTTTCTTGGTCTTATTGTTCTTGAGAATATTTCATAGATCTGTGATTATCCATGAACCAATTGTTGAAAGTCCCTGGGAAATATGCTCTTAACAGTATGGATGAACATTTTGTCCCACACTCCTACAACTCTCCTTGTAAAGATTTGCCTCTTATTTATAGCCTTAAATGCACCTACATTTAATTTATGCTTCATTCATCACATGGTTTGCTTGTTGAGCTTGTAGGAGTCACCAGTGTCAATACTCTCATAATCTGTTCTGTTCAATAACTTTTTTACTTCATGAATATAGAACTGgctattttgtattttcacaaCTACACAGTTTGGAACTGTCAATTTTGTCTTTATGCATCGACTCAGGGACAGCAAAGAGAGAAGGACGAGGTACGGACTGGTTCTCCCAACCTGCTCACATATTGAACCAGATATGCGTCTTTTTAAGGGCTCCGATCTCCATGGCAACATGCAGAAGGCTTAGCATGTCAAGAACCAAGCGAGCCCTGGCCAACAAATCCCATCTCAGCTCCTAATGACACTGAGTGGCCGTTTTGGGAAACAGGCATTGAAGAAATCTTCCTGTTGGTGGTCTGCTTATTCTCTGGGTTGGCATGCCGTTCAATTACCAGTACAATAAGCAAGGTTTATGGATGGACTCTGGATGGGCAAGGGGGTCACAAGTTTCATATTCTAGGTGGGACACTGTGGTTGTGCCCTTGATCAAGGTACTGTCCTCAGAATGCCCGACTGAAAGCCCTGTTGTGTAAATAGGTCTTCTCCAGGTCATCATTATAAATGCGAATTTGTTCT is a window from the Lepisosteus oculatus isolate fLepOcu1 chromosome 3, fLepOcu1.hap2, whole genome shotgun sequence genome containing:
- the enoph1 gene encoding enolase-phosphatase E1 isoform X1, with protein sequence MAKVAIPANTSVLLLDIEGTTTPITFVKDILFPFIKDNVHEYLSAHWEEDECKQDVQLLKKQAEEDSRQHRAGPVHSLSQTAHTDEEKAIQEVVDNVLWQMASDRKTTALKQLQGHMWRSAYSTGKIKGEVYEDVVPAITRWRQEGLKVYIYSSGSVEAQKLLFGYSVKGNLLELFDGHFDTNIGAKVESQSYRRIAERIRCSTEEIMFLTDVTREAKAAEEAGLNVAVIVRPGNVELTEEEKSHYELITSFSDLVLRGPA
- the enoph1 gene encoding enolase-phosphatase E1 isoform X2, with protein sequence MAKVAIPANTSVLLLDIEGTTTPITFVKDILFPFIKDNVHEYLSAHWEEDECKQDVQLLKKQAEEDSRQHRAGPVHSLSQTAHTDEEKAIQEVVDNVLWQMASDRKTTALKQLQGHMWRSAYSTGKIKGEVYEDVVPAITRWRQEGLKVYIYSSGSVEAQKLLFGYSVKGNLLELFDGHFDTNIGAKVESQSYRRIAERIRCSTEEIMFLTDVTRDAE